From the genome of Elusimicrobiaceae bacterium:
CTTACCATCGCCATCGGCTGCACCGGCGGCAAGCACCGCAGCGTGCTGACCGCGCACCGGCTGGCGGTCGCGCTTAAGGAAAGCGGGCATAATGTGGTGGAGTTTCACCGGGATATAAAAAAATGACGAACATTATCGTGGTCACGCACGGGGATTTCGGCGCGTATCTCGTGGAGGCGGCCGAGATGATTCTGGGGGAGCAGGGCGAGGGTGTCGCGCTGGTTCCGGTCAGCCCGCGCACGCCGGTCGAGGCGGCCGCGCACAAGCTGTCGGAAGCGCTTGACCGGTTTGACTGTGAAGGCCGTGAAGGCACCGTGGTTTTCACCGATATTTTCGGCGGCACGCCGACCAACATAGCCGTGCCGCGGGCGCAGCACAGGAAAAACACCGTTGTTATCAGCGGGGTCAATCTCAATATGCTGCTGGCGGCGTTCAGTTACCGGAGCAAGCTGCCGTTTGACGAGCTGGTGGCTAAAATCATCGCCGACGGCGCGAAAGCGATTTGCGACGTGACTGCCCTGCTGGCAAAGACGCATGCCGTAAAAGGGGTGAAGTGACATGGCCGTAGTGTTTACGCGGATTGACGACAGGCTTATCCACGGGCAGGTGGTGGAAGGCTGGATTCCTTTTCTGGATGCGAACGAAGTGGTGGTTATCAGCGCGGCTGCCGCGCAGGACGAGATGAGCAGGACGCTGATGCGGCTGTCGCTGCCGGATGAAATCGGCCTGGAGATTTTCGAACCGGCCGCCGGCGCGAAATATCTGGCGCAATCCGGCGCCCGGCCCGAGCGCATTCTGGTGCTGGCGCCCGGCCCGGCGGAAGTGGTGGAACTTATCGGCGACGGGTTCCGGCCGGCGGCCGTCAACGTGGGCGGAATGCATTATTCGGTCGGCAAAAGCCAGATCGGCAGGGCGATTTTCCTTGACGGACGGGATATAGAAAGCCTCAAGGCGATCGCGGCGGCGGGCATCAGGCTGGAAGGACGCGGCGTGCCTTCCGATTCGGAAACCGATATCGTTGCCATGCTTCACTAGCGCGCAGGCGGCAGCGGCGGCGAGTGCCGGAGCGGACAGGCGGCGGTAAATGGTGCCGCGGCTGCATGGTTTAAACGGGCGGACAAGGGAGCGTCATGACAAGGCTTTTACTCTGTATTCACAATCATCAGCCGGTCGGCAATTTCGAGCATGTGATGGACGAGGCATACCGCAAGGCGTACAGGCCTTTTTTCGATGCGCTGGCGAAGTTCCCGTCCGTGAAGGTGAATTTCCATTTCAGCGGGATTCTGTATGACTGGCTGGAGCTGAAGCATCCCGATTTTCTGGCGCTGATTGCCGGGATGGTGAAGGCGGGTCAGGTGGAAATTCTGTCCGGCGGCTATTACGAACCGCCTCTGGCGGTTCTGCCTCCGGAGGACCGGCTCGGCCAGATTGCGAAAATGAACCGCTGGATCGAACGCACGTTCGGAGCCAGACCGCGCGGCATTTGGCTTGCCGAGCGGATCTGGGAGCCGGGTCTTGCCAGGGATTTGAATAACGCCGGGATACAGTACACCGTGCTGGACGATCTGCATTTCTTTTACGGCGGACTGCGCGAAAGCGACCTGACCGGTTATTATACGGCGGAATACGAGGGGTTTCAGACCGCGGTATTTCCGATCAGCAAGACCCTGCGGTACCTTATCCCGTTCAGGGAGCCGCGGGAAACGATTGCATATCTCGAGCAGTTCAAGGGGTCCGGTGACGCGCTGTTCGTGATGGCTGACGACGGTGAAAAATTCGGGCTCTGGCCAAAGACCTTCGATTCGGTTTACGGTCAGCGCTGGCTGGAGCGGTTTTTTTCGCTGCTGTGCGAGAATTCGCAATGGCTGAAGACTTCGCTTTTTTCGGACGCGTTTGAAAAAACCGTTTCGAAAGGGTTGTGTTCCCTGCCGGTTTCCTCCTATTTCGAATTCACCGGCTGGGCGCTGCGGCCCGGCGCTGCGGCACAGCTCAAGGAACTGGCCGAAACGGCGTCCGATGAACTGCTGCCGTTTCTGAGAGGCGGGCAGTTCCGGGATTTCATAGCGAAATACCCGGAAGTCAACCGCATGTACCGCAAAATGCTGCTGGTGAGCGGGAAAGTGCATAAAATGCCGGAAGGCGAGCTTAAAGTCCGGGCGATGGATTTTCTGTGGCAGGCGCAGTGCAACTGCGGCTACTGGCACGGGGTGTTTGGCGGGCTGTACCTGCCGCATCTGCGCGCCGCCAATTACAGCAACATGATCGCGGCGGAGAAG
Proteins encoded in this window:
- a CDS encoding PTS sugar transporter subunit IIB — its product is MAVVFTRIDDRLIHGQVVEGWIPFLDANEVVVISAAAAQDEMSRTLMRLSLPDEIGLEIFEPAAGAKYLAQSGARPERILVLAPGPAEVVELIGDGFRPAAVNVGGMHYSVGKSQIGRAIFLDGRDIESLKAIAAAGIRLEGRGVPSDSETDIVAMLH
- a CDS encoding DUF1926 domain-containing protein — encoded protein: MTRLLLCIHNHQPVGNFEHVMDEAYRKAYRPFFDALAKFPSVKVNFHFSGILYDWLELKHPDFLALIAGMVKAGQVEILSGGYYEPPLAVLPPEDRLGQIAKMNRWIERTFGARPRGIWLAERIWEPGLARDLNNAGIQYTVLDDLHFFYGGLRESDLTGYYTAEYEGFQTAVFPISKTLRYLIPFREPRETIAYLEQFKGSGDALFVMADDGEKFGLWPKTFDSVYGQRWLERFFSLLCENSQWLKTSLFSDAFEKTVSKGLCSLPVSSYFEFTGWALRPGAAAQLKELAETASDELLPFLRGGQFRDFIAKYPEVNRMYRKMLLVSGKVHKMPEGELKVRAMDFLWQAQCNCGYWHGVFGGLYLPHLRAANYSNMIAAEKLVDEQNRLSGRKPVFCETRIDFDGDFRPEILIEGPEGSWYFNPSRGGQLFEWDIKKRGINFINNITRYREAYHRDVANALVDDGSGSLLPNRQIAREAGLDKRIVYDWHGRNCLLDHFLRPGTSLNDFMRVQYGEQGDFVLEPYKEQECRCHDLSSTLTLRRNGNVWCEDRRVPVTVQKAVQMAGGGWKAEYTVRNNSARAEKFWFGVETAFLFSSPTVCGIFEKNGVRELDLVDPWYGNLKLVSDKACTVWGFPLETVSRSEGGFEMTYQGSVALFLHRIELPAGGELRFSLKADV